One Bacteroidota bacterium genomic window, TAAGCAAACTATATAAAAAGCAGGGAGAAAGTGTAGTCGGGACCAACCAAATGATGGGCACCGATATTCTTTCTATCGCCGATTTAAACTATATGCAAGTATCAGTCGACATCAATGAAAATGATATCGTGAAAATTAAAAAAGGTGATACTGCTTTGTTTTATATAGATGCTTTTAAAGGACGTAAATTTAAAGGACTGGTAACCGAGATTGCTACTTCATCGAATACAACTATGACCACCGCCGATCAAGTTACAAATTTCCCTGTAAAAATAAGAGTAATTCGTGAATCCTATATAGATTTATGCACCTCGCAAACACCTTATCCGCTTAAGCCTGGGTTAAGTGTAAATGTAGATATACAAACCAATAGGGTGAGCCAAGTATGGTCAGTTCCTATTGAATCGGTAGCTACACGGGAGTTGAAAAAGGAAGAGGAAAAACTTGGAGATACAGACAAGAAAAAAGATAAAAATAAAAAGGAGGAAGACGAAAATAGTAATACTACAAAAGCAAATACAGAAGTAAAACAGGATGTAGAAGAAATTGTATTTATTATAGAAAATGGTGTAGTGAAAAAGAAGGTGGTGAAATCAGGAATACAAGACGATAATTATATACAAATAGAAGGACTGATGGGCAATGAAGAAATGGTAACAGGCCCCTATGAAGCAGTTTCAAAAACATTGAAAGATGGCGACAAAGTAAAGGTGGTGAAGAAAGAGGATTTATTTGAAGTGAAGAAGAAGTAGATTATTGTGAATAGTAGACAGTTTGCAGTTTTGCTGACGCCAGTGAAGTTTACAGTTAGTAGTTTTTGACCCAACTCTTTGCCTCAACGACCATAAACAGCAAGCTAATAAATTATACCGAAACTCAATATATAATAGTCCAAAAGAAAGGGACTAATTCCCCCGCATCCCGATAATTATCGGGATTAAGCGGGGCTTTCGGGATGTAG contains:
- a CDS encoding efflux RND transporter periplasmic adaptor subunit → MATKKKKSKLKYWVIGGILVLIIAIVLAEKFGSKEGTKVSSEKIMRRDIIETVTANGKIQPETELKISPDVSGQIVEMMVKEGDSVIKGQALCNINQDMYSVDVDRQKAAYQNTLANVEAARARMKQAEARTESETANFNRMKKLFDQKVISQAEWETARSTYLTALSQVEAEKQNINAMEFTVKSSEAGVRESQKRLSRTTIYAPKSGTISKLYKKQGESVVGTNQMMGTDILSIADLNYMQVSVDINENDIVKIKKGDTALFYIDAFKGRKFKGLVTEIATSSNTTMTTADQVTNFPVKIRVIRESYIDLCTSQTPYPLKPGLSVNVDIQTNRVSQVWSVPIESVATRELKKEEEKLGDTDKKKDKNKKEEDENSNTTKANTEVKQDVEEIVFIIENGVVKKKVVKSGIQDDNYIQIEGLMGNEEMVTGPYEAVSKTLKDGDKVKVVKKEDLFEVKKK